The following proteins come from a genomic window of Macadamia integrifolia cultivar HAES 741 chromosome 14, SCU_Mint_v3, whole genome shotgun sequence:
- the LOC122061952 gene encoding ubiquitin carboxyl-terminal hydrolase 24-like, producing the protein MTDKVLIFGSFTEDEVRSFQRQSSVKTVQPLDNKGLQFGSLDFETVKSLGGLNDRPRETDSSKRSTNSQPSKPITKDDSIKILKTTNTASQSVLGSVKENGTAQSLSNSFPTSNGVKELERTNVDLLCVCQDECFPPKQSSGSKVYGPDSGKSKVVNLPAVSNSTLNETVVDTSSIVASKEVVKKAINGTAVDVRNLLPRGLINSGNLCFLNATLQALLSCSPFVWLLQELRNRDIPKNGFPTLHAFVEFISDFDMPSDSSLKKKDMVVLETGRPFSPMMFEPILKNFTPDVPNSISGRPRQEDAQEFLSFVMDQMHDELLKLEGVSNINGGKSSLVSVSEDDDWETVGPKNKSAVTRTQSFMPSELSAVFGGQLRSVVKARGNKASATVQPFLLLHLDIFPEAVHTIEDALRLFSAPETLEGYRTSAAGKAGVVSASKSVKIQTLSKIMILHLMRFSYGNQGSTKLHKPVHFPLELILGRELLVSPTSEGRKYELVATITHHGREPSKGHYTADTRYSDGKWLRYDDASVNAVSTNKVLHDQAYVLFYKQVEVCR; encoded by the exons ATGACTGATAAG GTACTGATATTTGGTTCGTTCACTGAAGATGAGGTCCGATCATTCCAAAGGCAATCCTCGGTGAAGACTGTACAGCCTTTGGACAATAAGGGCCTGCAATTTGGTTCTTTGGATTTTGAAACTGTAAAATCCTTAGGTGGTTTGAATGATAGACCTAGAGAGACTGATTCTTCAAAGAGGTCAACAAATTCCCAGCCATCAAAGCCTATTACAAAGGACGATTCAATCAAGATTCTGAAGACAACAAATACTGCTTCTCAAAGTGTTTTAGGGAGTGTAAAAGAAAATGGAACTGCCCAAAGTTTGTCCAATAGCTTTCCCACAAGTAACGGGGTAAAAGAGCTCGAAAGAACTAATGTAGACTTATTATGTGTATGTCAAGATGAATGCTTTCCTCCAAAGCAATCAAGCGGCTCAAAAGTTTATGGTCCTGATAGTGGAAAGTCAAAAGTTGTGAACTTGCCTGCTGTATCAAACTCTACTCTGAATGAAACAGTTGTTGATACATCTTCAATTGTGGCTTCAAAAGAGGTTGTCAAGAAGGCAATTAATGGAACAGCTGTAGATGTTAGAAATTTATTGCCCCGAGGTTTGATCAATTCAGGGAATCTATGCTTTCTCAATGCAACACTACAGGCTCTTCTATCCTGTTCGCCTTTCGTTTGGCTTTTGCAGGAATTAAGAAATCGTGATATTCCTAAG AATGGCTTCCCAACATTGCATGCATTTGTTGAGTTCATCTCTGACTTTGACATGCCCTCTGATtcaagcttgaagaagaaggatatggTTGTTCTCGAGACTGGACGACCTTTCAGTCCTATGATGTTCGAACCCATTCTTAAAAATTTTACGCCAGATGTGCCAAATAGTATATCAGGAAGGCCAAG ACAAGAAGATGCTCAAGAGTTTCTAAGTTTTGTCATGGATCAAATGCATGATGAGTTACTCAAGCTTGAAGGTGTTTCAAACATAAATGGTGGTAAATCATCACTGGTTTCAGTTTCAGAAGATGATGATTGGGAGACTGTTGGACCAAAGAACAAATCTGCAGTTACAAGAACACAAAGCTTCATGCCATCTGAACTGAGTGCAGTTTTTGGGGGACAGTTGAGAAGTGTTGTGAAAGCAAGAG GTAACAAAGCCTCTGCCACTGTTCAGCCATTCCTTTTACTCCATCTTGATATTTTTCCAGAAGCTGTTCATACCATAGAGGATGCACTTCGTCTATTTTCTGCCCCGGAAACACTTGAGGGGTACCGAACGTCAGCAGCTGGAAAG GCTGGAGTTGTGAGTGCTAGCAAATCTGTGAAGATACAGACACTTTCAAAGATTATGATATTGCATCTGATGCGTTTTAGCTATGGAAACCAAGGAAGCACCAAATTACATAAGCCTGTGCACTTTCCGCTTGAACTGATCCTTGGACGTGAATTGCTGGTCTCTCCAACTTCTGAG GGTCGAAAATATGAGCTTGTTGCTACTATTACTCATCATGGGAGGGAGCCGTCAAAGGGGCATTATACTGCTGATACCCGCTACTCTGATGGCAAATGGCTGAGATATGATGATGCATCTGTCAATGCAGTGAGCACAAACAAGGTGCTGCACGACCAGGCTTATGTTCTCTTCTACAAACAAGTAGAGGTATGTAGGTAG